A part of Homoserinibacter sp. YIM 151385 genomic DNA contains:
- a CDS encoding MerR family transcriptional regulator — MAWSTSQLAELAGTTVKAVRHYHSLGLLDEPERRSNGYKQYQVAHLIRLLQITRLAELGVPLAQIATMGRADEEPEEALRVLDAELEASIAKLERIRGELALILRHRAPADLPSRFTSIADKLSPTDRSIIMLMSRVLDDDAMEDIRRMTEERTAIDDEFDAVTAETPETRRREIAAGLAERLTRTTAAHPWLGDPGSRAPRGSAFAERAVAAIGELYNRAQLEVLYRAHLISEGDEAKLAELDAAIAVSRSEHGSAEPPSG, encoded by the coding sequence ATGGCCTGGAGCACCAGTCAGCTCGCCGAGCTCGCCGGCACGACCGTGAAGGCCGTGCGGCATTATCACTCGCTGGGGCTGCTCGACGAGCCCGAGCGCCGTTCCAACGGCTACAAGCAGTACCAGGTCGCGCACCTCATCCGGCTGCTGCAGATCACCCGCCTCGCCGAGCTGGGCGTGCCGCTCGCGCAGATCGCCACGATGGGGCGCGCCGACGAGGAGCCGGAGGAGGCGCTGCGGGTGCTCGACGCGGAGCTCGAGGCGAGCATCGCGAAGCTGGAGCGGATCCGCGGCGAGCTCGCGCTCATCCTGCGGCATCGGGCGCCGGCCGACCTGCCGAGCCGCTTCACCTCGATCGCCGACAAGCTCTCCCCGACCGACCGCTCGATCATCATGCTGATGTCGCGCGTGCTCGACGACGATGCCATGGAGGACATCCGGCGCATGACGGAGGAGCGGACCGCGATCGACGACGAGTTCGACGCCGTGACCGCAGAGACCCCGGAGACGCGCCGCCGGGAGATCGCGGCCGGGCTGGCCGAGCGGCTCACGCGGACCACGGCGGCGCACCCCTGGCTCGGCGACCCCGGTTCCCGAGCGCCACGCGGCTCCGCCTTCGCGGAGCGGGCGGTCGCCGCGATCGGCGAGCTCTACAACCGGGCCCAGCTCGAGGTGCTCTACCGCGCGCACCTCATCAGCGAGGGCGACGAGGCGAAGCTGGCGGAGCTGGATGCGGCGATCGCGGTCTCCCGATCCGAGCACGGATCCGCGGAGCCGCCGAGCGGCTGA
- a CDS encoding dihydrofolate reductase family protein, whose amino-acid sequence MSRIVVQAFMTLDGVVQAGGGPDEDAEGGFPYGGWQRGYDEGDVIELWESRTEALLLGRKTYEIWAGAWGVWPEDAEGLVGEFTRRYNRVTKYVASRTLTELGWRNSELLGDDVPVAVARLREQPGGEIRVWGSTELVRTLAEHDLVDEYRLLTYPLVLGTGKRLFAEGFPFRRMTLVESRTLASGVVITVYRRDPAPADG is encoded by the coding sequence ATGAGCCGGATCGTGGTGCAGGCGTTCATGACGCTCGACGGGGTCGTCCAGGCGGGCGGCGGGCCCGACGAGGACGCCGAGGGCGGGTTCCCCTACGGCGGCTGGCAGCGCGGCTACGACGAGGGCGACGTGATCGAGCTGTGGGAGAGCCGCACCGAGGCGCTGCTCCTGGGGCGGAAGACCTACGAGATCTGGGCGGGCGCCTGGGGCGTCTGGCCCGAGGATGCCGAGGGGCTCGTGGGCGAGTTCACGCGCCGCTACAACCGCGTGACGAAGTACGTCGCCTCGCGGACGCTGACCGAGCTGGGCTGGCGCAACTCGGAGCTGCTCGGCGACGACGTGCCGGTCGCGGTCGCGCGCCTCCGCGAGCAGCCGGGCGGCGAGATCCGGGTGTGGGGGAGCACGGAGCTCGTCCGCACGCTCGCCGAGCACGACCTCGTCGACGAGTACCGGCTCCTCACCTATCCGCTCGTGCTCGGCACCGGCAAGCGGCTCTTCGCCGAGGGGTTCCCGTTCCGCCGCATGACGCTCGTGGAGTCCCGCACGCTCGCCTCGGGCGTCGTCATCACCGTGTACCGGCGGGATCCCGCACCGGCGGACGGCTGA
- a CDS encoding aldo/keto reductase yields the protein MEQRALGSEGLLSSAIGYGAMGISMAYGDSEDDGARAIGAALDAGVTHFDTAELYGWGENERRVGAALAARRDEVVIATKFGFTHDYGFDSRPDHIREVVRNSLRNLGTDRIDVLYQHRLDPRVPIEEVAAAVRDLIRAGDVRYFGLSEVGEDTIRRAHAVQPLSVVQTEYSLFEREVESVLPVLRELGIGLVAYSPLGRGFLTGTAKPAGEYQEGDMRNTDPRWQPGSFERNVATTEQLAALARTLDASVGQLALAWLLSRDPHLVPIPGSRSASRVRENVAAAELRLDAATLDRIAEILPDGGFGARYTPENMPDWG from the coding sequence ATGGAACAGCGCGCACTCGGATCCGAGGGGCTCCTCAGCTCCGCGATCGGCTACGGGGCCATGGGCATCTCGATGGCCTACGGCGACAGCGAGGACGACGGGGCGAGGGCCATCGGCGCCGCCCTCGACGCCGGGGTCACGCACTTCGACACCGCCGAGCTCTACGGCTGGGGCGAGAACGAGCGACGCGTCGGCGCCGCCCTCGCCGCGCGCCGCGACGAGGTCGTCATCGCCACCAAGTTCGGCTTCACGCACGACTACGGCTTCGACAGCCGGCCGGACCACATCCGCGAGGTCGTCCGGAACAGCCTCCGCAACCTCGGCACGGATCGCATCGACGTCCTCTACCAGCACCGGCTCGACCCCCGGGTGCCGATCGAGGAGGTCGCGGCGGCCGTCCGCGATCTCATCCGGGCGGGCGACGTGCGGTACTTCGGGCTCAGCGAGGTCGGCGAGGACACCATCCGCCGCGCGCACGCCGTGCAGCCGCTCTCCGTCGTCCAGACCGAGTACTCGCTGTTCGAGCGCGAGGTCGAGTCGGTGCTGCCGGTGCTGCGCGAGCTCGGGATCGGCCTCGTCGCCTACTCGCCGCTCGGGCGCGGCTTCCTCACCGGCACCGCGAAGCCGGCCGGCGAGTACCAGGAGGGCGACATGCGCAACACGGATCCGCGCTGGCAGCCGGGGAGCTTCGAGCGGAACGTCGCCACTACCGAGCAGCTCGCCGCGCTGGCGCGCACGCTCGACGCGAGCGTGGGGCAGCTGGCGCTCGCATGGCTGCTGAGCCGGGACCCGCACCTCGTGCCGATCCCGGGGAGCCGCAGCGCATCCCGGGTCCGCGAGAACGTCGCGGCGGCCGAGCTGCGGCTCGATGCGGCCACGCTGGATCGCATCGCCGAGATCCTGCCGGACGGCGGCTTCGGCGCGCGCTACACGCCGGAGAACATGCCGGACTGGGGGTGA